A single region of the Halorhabdus rudnickae genome encodes:
- a CDS encoding minichromosome maintenance protein MCM — MTARNVNTEFVDLFDEFYRDYYRNEVGELAKKYPNRQKSLVIDWKDLHQFDPDLAEDFRTKPDQLQEYAEEALRCFEFPVDVRLGQAHVRVKNLPEKTPIDEIRAEHRGQLISVPGTVRSVSSVVSYTTEAAFECQRCGALTRIPQGITAGDFSISEPIECRGCERDGPFRVNLDQSEMEDRQLVRLEAAFTDNARESPESIVLVASDDTVGDVQPGDTVLANGVLKVVDPSEDSYFDATISDKYVSLLSYEHVEPEDLIYLSEDDKDAILDLSEADDIYDQFTESVAPHAPISDEIKLGVVLQMFGGVEKTLEDGTTLPGTINTGIVTDPGTYVDEVVRYAARLNPKSIRVDGTNTTQVGLTTAAYRSSGGSKNWALDAGALVLADGGLAAITRADELSSDAAAGLESALREQEVLASKGTATRALPADASVLASARPKHGRFGEYEPIGEQVGLDPDVISQFDLLFIQTDQPDADGDAEVASDILDASLAGEVQAQAKKADASAYTDEQVEKITSEVEPEINPHLFRSYVAYAKRSCFPSLTEDAKAALRDFFVELRSQGKQEGAPVPVSMRNLESLVKLAEASARVRLSDTVEKEDAERVIRLLRSSMEHLGIDPETGEVDAEGALRGLSEEERERLQNIRGVIHELENKFDEGAPVDVVVEEAEKIGMEPSKVEQEIEKLKQQGDVYEPRTDHLRTT, encoded by the coding sequence ATGACGGCAAGGAATGTCAACACGGAGTTCGTCGACTTGTTCGATGAGTTCTATCGGGATTACTATCGCAACGAGGTCGGTGAACTTGCCAAAAAATATCCGAATCGCCAGAAGTCACTGGTCATTGACTGGAAAGATCTCCACCAGTTCGACCCGGATCTCGCAGAAGACTTCCGGACCAAACCGGACCAACTCCAAGAGTACGCCGAAGAAGCGCTACGGTGTTTCGAGTTCCCAGTCGACGTGAGGCTCGGACAGGCTCACGTTCGGGTGAAAAACCTTCCAGAAAAGACGCCTATCGATGAGATACGGGCCGAACACCGGGGGCAACTCATCAGCGTTCCGGGGACTGTTCGGTCTGTCAGTTCGGTAGTTTCCTACACAACAGAAGCCGCATTCGAGTGTCAGCGGTGTGGGGCGCTCACGCGGATACCACAAGGAATTACGGCAGGAGATTTCTCAATCTCAGAGCCCATCGAATGCCGTGGATGTGAGAGAGACGGGCCGTTTCGCGTAAACTTGGATCAGTCGGAAATGGAAGACCGTCAACTGGTTCGCCTCGAAGCTGCTTTCACGGATAATGCTCGGGAGTCGCCTGAAAGCATTGTCCTGGTTGCGAGTGACGACACGGTTGGGGACGTCCAGCCTGGCGATACCGTACTGGCCAATGGGGTCCTCAAGGTGGTCGATCCCAGCGAAGACAGCTACTTCGACGCGACCATCTCTGATAAATACGTTTCACTATTGAGTTATGAACACGTCGAACCAGAAGATCTCATCTACCTTTCGGAGGACGACAAAGATGCGATTCTTGATCTCTCGGAAGCTGACGACATCTACGATCAGTTCACAGAAAGTGTAGCCCCTCACGCCCCCATCTCAGATGAAATTAAGCTGGGTGTGGTCCTCCAGATGTTCGGCGGTGTAGAGAAGACTCTCGAGGACGGGACGACCCTCCCCGGTACGATCAACACTGGAATCGTTACAGATCCCGGAACCTACGTCGACGAAGTTGTGCGGTATGCCGCCAGATTGAACCCGAAAAGCATCCGCGTAGATGGAACGAATACCACGCAAGTCGGACTAACAACAGCCGCATACCGGAGTTCGGGCGGGTCCAAAAACTGGGCTCTTGATGCCGGCGCACTCGTCCTCGCAGACGGGGGGCTTGCTGCCATCACACGGGCCGATGAGCTCAGTTCAGATGCGGCAGCCGGTCTCGAAAGCGCCCTGCGAGAACAAGAGGTGCTTGCCAGCAAAGGAACCGCTACTCGCGCCCTCCCTGCGGATGCCTCCGTTTTGGCGTCAGCCCGCCCCAAACACGGCCGCTTCGGCGAATATGAGCCGATCGGTGAACAGGTGGGCCTCGACCCGGATGTCATCTCTCAGTTCGATCTACTGTTCATACAAACAGACCAGCCCGATGCTGATGGTGACGCCGAGGTAGCCAGCGATATTCTGGACGCCTCACTCGCTGGCGAGGTTCAAGCGCAAGCCAAGAAGGCTGATGCCTCGGCATATACCGACGAACAAGTCGAAAAGATCACGAGCGAAGTTGAACCTGAGATCAACCCCCATCTCTTCCGAAGTTACGTCGCCTATGCCAAACGTAGCTGTTTCCCCTCGTTGACGGAAGATGCCAAAGCAGCCCTCCGGGATTTCTTCGTGGAGTTGCGGTCTCAAGGCAAGCAAGAGGGCGCTCCTGTACCGGTTTCGATGCGAAACCTGGAGTCACTGGTGAAACTCGCCGAAGCCAGCGCGCGAGTGCGACTGTCCGATACCGTGGAAAAAGAAGACGCCGAACGGGTGATCAGACTTCTCCGGTCTTCGATGGAACACCTCGGCATTGATCCGGAAACAGGAGAAGTCGATGCCGAGGGGGCTCTACGTGGCCTGTCGGAAGAAGAGCGTGAACGGCTACAAAATATCCGGGGAGTCATCCACGAGCTCGAAAATAAGTTCGACGAAGGTGCTCCCGTCGATGTAGTGGTCGAAGAGGCCGAAAAGATCGGGATGGAACCCAGTAAAGTCGAGCAGGAAATCGAGAAGCTCAAACAGCAAGGCGATGTCTACGAACCCCGAACCGACCACCTGAGAACGACTTGA